Genomic DNA from Scomber scombrus chromosome 21, fScoSco1.1, whole genome shotgun sequence:
GTCAGTGAATGTTATTGAATGTGAAGAATGCAGCAACATTTTTCAttggggactttttttttttttaagaaatgtgtgtcaaatttgacccttcaGTATACAagaatgtgtatcagctgcacacaaataaaaatatttccatttttgtatattctgcaTATTCAGCATATTTCAAGTATTAGAATCACTGTAACTTTAACATAACGTAATGTACATGCAGTATGCACTATTACTGCCAGTCTGCTGCTTTAAAACTTGAGGCCACAGAGCGTGATGGAAAGATTActgtaacaaaataaaagaggTCAACCATGAAAATTCAAGCCTTCCTGTTTTCCTAGAAAGTTACTCAACAGAATTCGTAGAACTTTCTCCTTCGCTATCTCATTCTCCATTTCCTTCTCCTCTATTTGTTTGTACTGATTAATTGTGGAAACATGCAGAATGTCTCTCTCTCAATTAGCCTCTCTGCACACAGACAGGAACACTCGCCCTGCTCGCCCCTCTCACATGCTGCCTGATAAGAGTGATTTTCACCTGCACCTGTGTATCTTCACACCTGGTTATAAATAGAAACAGTTCTCTGCCTTCCAGTGAAAGTGTGCACgtatatataagtgtgtgtgtgtgtgagagagagagactgggtAGGGGAGTGTCCAGAAGAGAACAATCTGCAGTATATATAACAATTGAGTATAGTTTCCCTGTGTGGATGGATCAAGAGAGCAGTAAAGAGTGGAGAGAAACGGAGTAGATTCTTAAAATAGTAGGTAAGATTgagctgttacacacacacatacacacacacacacacacatacacacacacacgcacacacacttatgcaGACTCAAGCATCCGTGTCTTGCCCTCCTCATCGATGATTGGACACTCCGATGTGACCCGCCGACCCACTCTCCGCCCACTCCTGAACTTCCTCTGAGTTCAGATGGCTTGAGTGCTCGTCATGTTAATGTATGCTGATAAAAacaaatggtgtgtgtgtgtgtgtgtgtgtgtgtgtgtgtgtgtgtgtgtgtgtgtgtgggtgtgtgtttgtgtgtatgcgcgCAGatgggagggatggagaggagtaaaggatggagagatggagggtgAGAACTAGAGGAAGAGGTGGTATTTTtagcagatttatttattttttcccctggTGCAATCTGTTGTGAGCATGCAGCTTCACAGGCTGGAAGGATgtgttcctcttctctcctctcctttccatccttctgcATCTGTTGGTTTCAGGAAGTGAATAACAATAATCTGACCTAATCTGACCATCTGCAGTCTTTGTTCCTGATTTCCCCTgcgctctctttctctatcctcttctcttcctttacaatattttcttcacatttcaTTAACTGGAAGCAACAAAGGGGATTATTGAGCACATGAGTGGCCAGAATAATCATTTCTGAAAACCTCTTTTAAAGGAAAGCTTCTTATTTCtcatttgtatagcacctttcgtACATATTTGTGCAAATCAAAGAGCTGATAATAAGGcagaacaaatataaataatgttaaatatctgCTAAATTActtaataaaatcaaaggacCTGTAAATTAAAGCATTATCTTTTATTCTTGCATAACCTTTATTGTACAGATGTACTGTATCTACAATTTTATTCAGCATTTGAGGAGCCACTTCAGCTCCTTTCGGTGCTTTAACTGTtgctatttctatttctttaaGAGCTTCATCTTTAGTAAATTACTGCCATTCCTTATACTCCACAAATTTGTAattttcagacatgttttaaatcaactgtagtttttcagaaaaaaatgccaTAAACAGTTTGTAGCTTTGTTCTTATTCAACATAACCTGTATCTAATTCAATAGATgtattttattcagtgtttgagGAGCCACTTTAGTTCCTTTCAGTGCCACAACCTTCAGATCCTTTAAGAGCATCATTCTCATCTTGCCTTTTCAAAAGCTCCAAAGAGTAATAATTGTAAAACATTTCAAGTATcagctggatttttttttttattaggagcattttctttttctggttttctttttatttaaccaTTATAAATGTCCCAAAGCTCAAGAggcatcctcaaatgtcttgttttgtcctgattaACAGTACTCgactcaaagatattcaatttccTGTCATGGAAGgctaaagaaaacagaaaatattcacatttgagaagttgggaccagagatttttttttcctcttaaaaaatgacacaaaacaatgaattgattatcaTAATAGTGGATGATTAATGTAATAGTTCACAACGAATCAATTGATTattcattgcagctctacttaaAAATGAACTGTACAAAATTGTTTAgagttattctttttttataatgttatatttgTTCATATCACCATCTGTAGTTCtgcttctcctctctgtcctctgtgtgtgtgtgtgtgtgtgtgtgtgtgtgtgtgtgtgtgtgtgtgtgtgtgtttttagacaGCCGTCTACCAGTTGGTCATTCAGCAGGTCCAGAGTACGTCTGTCTCCACGACGATCGCTCTTAACTGTTGtcatgcctctgtgtgtgtgtgtgtgtggacagatGGATGATGTATTATGTAAAACAAAGTGTTCCCAGTAATGGCCTGTTtagctgaccccccccccccccccccccccccccccccaaccaacaccaacatcacacaaacacacacacttccacttCCACGCACTCTCACtatctctctcatacacacacacacacacacacacacacacacacacacacacacacacacacacacacacacacacacacacacacacacacacacacacacacacacacacacacacacacacacacacacacacaatccctaGACAGCATGTCTGTAATCGAACTCTGGAGAGGCTCAGCAGTAACCACATCTATAACGCACccaggagagagatggagggagagggagaatgaaagaaagaaaggaaaaactaGGACAGGAGCGCAGAGAGAAAGGAGTACGTGTGGGAGTCGGAGTGGAGGTGGTTCTCTTGTCTTAAGGTTGCCCTCGGAAAGCATTTATCTTTCCGGGGagatgcagagagaggaagggaacgGCTGGTTGGATGGCGCTCGCTGAGGAGGAGTATTTTAATATGCTGCCCTTCGTTTTAGTGCCCACACATGGAAGTATAAATAGCATGCGCACATACGTATGCATAGGCCTCTGGTAGGTGCGGGGTGTTTgttagaaaaagaaaggaggggagaggaaaaTGAGAGGCCGTTGAATGATTAAACATCTCGACCAACATGATGCAGATGGTCCTCATTTGTACAGCATCCGTATAACTCTGTCATGTCAACTACTCTCTGCAGTTTGATCTCGTTGTTTAACTTGCATCTTGTCACCCACCCCCCCACTCCtacccacccccccacccctccacccctccccgCAGCCTCAGGAGCCAATGACAATGAGGAGCGAGTGTTTCGAGAGAGGATCGGACCTCGCCGGCGGCAGGGGGCGGTCCGAAGACGCGTCCATCAAGTCAATGGACACAAGTTCATGGCCACCTACCTGAGACAACCTACCTACTGCTCACATTGCAGAGATTTTATCTGGTGGGaaatgtttacacacacacacacacacacacacacacacacacacacacacacacacacacacacacacacacacacacacacacacacacatacatacatctgTCTGACACACATTAAGGCCTGCCTGATTAACCTgactcctgtgtgtttgtgatccGGTAGGGGCGTGCTGGGGAAACAGGGATACCAGTGTCAGGGTGAGTACTTTTCTCTGGCGGACTCCAATTTCTCAAGTAACATTACAGAGCATCTATTATTCAAAGCGTTGGAATAAAAGAGGGATTACATGTTGCTGAATGACAGCTATGATTTGGTCGCAAGCCACCATTGCCGAGAGCCACAGATGCACAGTGTTACACCGACATCCACAAGAATACATAGCAGTATTAAACATTCAGTCGTACAGATTCGCAGCAtgtgtttcttcttcctcttaATGTTCATCCTTCAAAAAAAGAATTACAGTTATATAGAACAATTCTGCACAACACAATGTATGGCCAATGCCAGCATTCAGTGCAGGAAGTGAGAGGTGAGGGTGTGGTGGATGGACATCTAATGTTCTCAGCTTTAACGCCATGGGATTAACTCACAACCTGCCAATTAAGACCCACACGGCAGACATTTAAGCCTACTCTTCAGGTCTCATTTAACAGAGAAATAAGTCCCAAAATGGCCACCTGCACACTTATAGCAATTGAGACAATAATGACTTTGTGaacaaaaatgattaatataGCATTTCTCAAGAGAAGTTGACGCTTTTTGAAAGGGGAGTCAATTGGAGACAGCTCTAGTTGATCCGTTGGTgacattgcactttaaggtagcATTGGCTTCATCATCAAGCTGTGGTAGTTTCAGTTTGAGACTATCAAATAATCTTGGCCGAAAATGAAAAAGATGTTTTCCAAACCTTAATCATTCACTTACTTTTAGTTGCCATACCTTAGTCACCCTTGTTCTCTTATTGTAGAAGTTATTAgtttaaaaacatcacattaagtGTTATCCAGGTTTTGTAGAATCGTCTAATACCAATGTTGAGTATATTATGCTTTTTCTATAATGGTTATGGTACatgtgaatataaaaatattgataattcTGATCATTTTGGAAATCATGGTCAAGTCACATCTACGTCATTCGatcaaatttatattttaattatattattttagaCAGTTTACAGAATTTgcaatgtcacatttttttatattgaaacTTCATTTGGGTTGGTGACATCTGGCTGATACCCAATCCCTTTAATAAGGTCAGTATTGTCACGGATACTAAACCAGCGTATCAGATCGATGCATCACTAGCTGCGACAGTATTACATCAGAGTCACTAGAGAACATTGGCCAGTTAGATATTATCAGTTTTGTTCCTCTGGGTCTGTCTATGTTTAGGAAAAACAGACGCatcagtgaagaaaaaaaaaaaacagagcgagagagagaagttTCCCGTAAAACTCAGCTCTGTTTTGATAAAGTgcattttgtttgtctgttgctGCCTGACTGGATAAAGGCTGTTAATACATTGAAAGTCCCAAAGTTAATTAGATGTTGATGCTGTGCTTCCAGTGTGTACGTGTGTCGTCCACAAGCGCTGCCATGAGCTCATCATCACCAAGTGTGCCGGGATGAAGAAGCAGGAGGACACACCAGaggaggtacacacacacacacacacacacacacacacacacacacacacacgcgcgcaaatacacacaaattagcatatattatatataaatacagatgcATGTGTCCCCTTGTTAATAAACTGTTTATTGTATATCATACTCCTCTtgaataaatctgtttttttaatgattacatTTGCACACTGTGTATTAACACTTCAGCCAGATGCATTATTCCTCTGATAATGCGTCAATGACCTCTTTGTAACACTGTTTGTGTGcgcttgttgtgtgtgtgtgtgtgtgtgtgtgtgtgtgtgtgtgtgtgtgtctccctctgTAGGTGGGTTCACAGCGGTTCAGTGTTAACATGCCCCATAAGTTCAGTATCCACAACTACAAGGTTCCCACCTTCTGTGACCACTGTGGCTCCCTGCTGTGGGGACTCATGAGGCAGGGCCTGCAGTGTAAAGGTGAGTTCATGTACAGCAGGGAATTTACAGTTTGATCACACAGGGAGGCATTTAGCGCTGCTCAGGCTTTTGCAACATATTTGGAGCCTAACCAAAATCTGCATGTATTTAATTTCaggtcaaatttaaaaatgtattgtttattaCTATCAATTAACTGTACTGAAAAattactttgtcattatataGTTGTATATGGTGAAACTTCTTATCCccaataagaataaaaaaatgttgtgccTGCTTGTTTCTTACATAGCAGAATATCACAACAACAGATCCAGGAATTTCTTTCAAGAGATTACTTAAAAAGCAtttataatcaatatttcttaTAAAAATGACAGCGTGTAATGAACATGCAGAAACGTATCAGTTTATTGTTTAGCTGTTTGGCTGCAACTCCACTGTTTTTGTTCACTCTCAGTGCACTTGTAGCCTAGTTGGCAGCTGCTTTTAGAGATAAAAGCTCCAAAAACCCACTTTACAACAACTGCTTAGCATCAAacgacaaacagacacagttggCAACTAGCTGGTggacatagtggagcatttagctgctaaagagcCACTGAGCTAAAAAAAAGAGTGCATGTTTGACTTAGATTCGCCCAGTTAACTAAAAcccaactccaaatgaatggcGATGTCACTTTGTAACAGCTGGATGCGTAAAtaaccagctgtttttttgttgttttcttgacGCAGTGTGTAAGATGAATGTGCACAGGCGGTGTGAGAAGAATGTAGCTCCTAACTGTGGTGTGGACGCCCGAGGAATCGCTAAGGTCCTGTCTGACCTGGGAGTCACACCTGACAAGATCTCCAACACTGCGCTGCGCAGGAGGAAGGTAACCAGTCATTCTCACTGTGGCACTGCACATTTAGTCCCACACAAATGAGGTTATTTCTATTATGAAAATATTATTTCAACATTTGAAACATAAAAGCAGGAAGCACATGGCTGTACCTCAAATTTTAATATTTGGAGGCGGATTtggtcctttttaaaaatagctaTGAAGCTCTCTTTTCCATTATTAACAcagatggttttgtttttagatATATTAGATAATATCACTGATGCCTTTTCATCCCTAGCTCCTAGAATAATGACAAGTCTATACACTGGTACCTGAACATGTTCGGCTGTCAAATCTGATGTtgtctcactcactcattctGGGTCATTCTGTATTTAAAATACTTATGtactatataaaaaaataatatgtacTTAAATAGAATATATTAGTGTCGTTGCTTTGTGTATTTGCCCAGATAAAACACCTTGTGGTTTGCCAGTATTTGTATTTCACCTTTTTGAAAGACTGACtgagtagtttgacattttaggaaattcacttttcctctttttgagATTGGTATCAgtcttctcatctaattctGTAGGCTGCTCAAAATGCTTCCAAACATTCAAGCTGAGCTGCAACAActgtcaattaatcaattcactgatcaacagaaaactattttgataaattTGGTCATTTTCTGAAGAAAATGCCAACATTTGGCTGGattcagcttttcaaatgtggctatttaatgcttttcttcttcatgtacGATGGTAAACTcaattttatagacaaaaaaaaaagatcaattaaaaataatcattacttgCAGCCCTAAAGGAAATGTTTTCGAAAAATATTGACCCTGCTCAggcttttctgtttttgtggacGATGATGAAGGGGAAAAATAAAGTCACACGCCTCAGCTGAGAAACTGAGATTCAACTCAGGGCTCCTAAACTCATGACTGAAGTTAGGAGGGCAGCCTAGAGGAATGGTAaatgttgtctctctctctctctctctctctctctctctctctctctctctctctctctctctctctctctctctctctctctctctctctctctctctctctctctccccagtTGACTCCAGGGCAGGACCCTCCCCAGTCTCCTCCTGAGCTCTCTCAGACTGAGAACAGTTTCAGCCAACCAGCTGTCCCCACCTCCCCCTCACAGCAGGGTAACactgaacacaacacacactattaaaagaaaaaaacacaaatttgacACAAACAGGCAGACATTTCAAAGGCCTTTGAGATTTGTTCTTATCAGCATGTGGTTTTAATATGTTAATTTTACCAGTAAGGGGTAGTATTTTGATTTCAGTAATAATATTGTTgctcccttttaaaaaaaataagtagaTAAATGTGTTACTGTCCGTGTACTGTAGATGTAAGACTGAACTAGAGTTATCTAAGCATTATAGCCCACCGCCCACCACCATTTGGCTGTCACAGTTAGTCATCCACTCACACTTTGCAAGCTGAGAAATTAAAAGTTAACTTTGTCTTTGTGGAAAGAttcccatttttattttaaaaccgGCCACTGCTGCTACTCAGTCACCCCGATCAGAGATAACTGTAACTGAGTCATTCCAGGTTTTAAACAGAGGATGTGATTAtcactttttaaagtttatagaaaagtaatcagcaacaaagtctctttttttttgcataacaagtaaaacacagacagaaaaaaagcagtcaGCCTGTTACGTTGATGTCTGATCCGCTTTTTCCGATGACACCCACAGACTTGGCGCAGTTAGATCGCCTGCAGGACACGCTGTCACTGGACCAGCAGGGACCCcaacactcctcctcctcctcctcttcctcctcctccaccaactcctcttcctccaccacctcctcctcggGAGTCAGGGAGAACGGACAGAGCCAGAGGAGGAGTATCAAGGACTTCAACTTTATCAAAGTCCTGGGCAAAGGCAGCTTCGGCAAGGTGCGACAGAACAGAGGAGGCGTTTGAGGGggatgtttatttgtttactgctcataatgattataattgaaactgttttgtttttttcttttaacactgGGTTCATCTGGGTTTCCATTATTCATAGCTGCTGAATTATCTGGAGAAGTGAGGAAATAGAccacacacattacatacaatatcaaattataaaacagtgtttttgctactttacaactttttttagttaatattaataaacaaaaagcagtgAAAATATTAAGCATACACTAGAGCTGCACTAATCCATTTTTCTTACATCAACAATGCATCAAATGACCATGTGTAATGTAAaaagtgacaaacccacagagaattatcacctgatTCTGCAAACCCCCTCATCTCTGCTTACAGCTTTACCGCTTCTCTCTCACCACTAactaaaacatttgttttttatgggcGGGCCATATAGTCATTACAAGTCATATAATCGTTATAAGCCCATAGTGAAACGTACATATACAATGCAGAAATTGTGTCACCAAAAGGAAGGTACAGGCCGGCTCTCTTTAGACCATTTCTCTCACATGTAaagcatatacacacatttagcAGATGAAACAATGGAAGTCAGTTTCTACCTTTAAAACATCTTCCTCCTGGTTATACGTGTGGGAAAGGCCTCCATTAGTGCGGGAAAGTCCAGGGCTCTAACAATATCACTTTACAATGACATCAATGTTAAGTCGACCATgatcctgttttgttttaatgttttaatttaatgttttgacCTTTAGCCAACCGGCATGCTAATCTCAGCTAGCTGCTTTCAGACTTCCTGCTGCCAACACTGCCGCTGGATGgggaaaaatgtttaatatcagTTAGTTAAGTGCAGCAGACTGAGACTAATTAATGCTTATGTTGCTCAGTGCCACTTCCAACATGTCAGCAGTATCAACACTGATTTCACACTTAAATATAGTTATTGAAATTAgatgatattgtttttttgaaaGGCTCCGTATCCTCTTTACCCATAGGAAATGAGAACTGAAATAATGCCAACAAAAGCTTAAAGTAAGCATTCACAGAAGTGATGCACATCTGTCATGTGAGAGcactttttgtaataaaaacacattaatttaaGGGGTATTCACTCatgaacattttattcagaGGGAAAATCATAATTATTAGAATTATCTCAGTGTGGAGTTaagattttatatttgttattttcactcACACCTTCACTATCAGAACAGCATGTTTTGTTCCCCGACCCTCGTGTCTCCAGGTGATGCTGGCGGAGCTGAAGGGGACGGAGGAGGTTTATGCCGTCAAAGTGCTGAAGAAGGACGTGATCCTGCAGGACGACGACGTGGACTGCACCATGACCGAGAAGCGCATCCTTGCCCTCGCCCGCCGACACCCCTACCTCACCCAGCTGTACTGCTGCTTCCAGACACGGGTAagatcacaacacacacacacacacatatttgacAGTCCATCCCCACTTTGTCTTCTCTGCCTCATACGCtcgtccctctctctctccaggatCGTTTGTTTTTCGTTATGGAATATGTGAATGGAGGAGATCTGATGTTCCAGATTCAGAGATCCAGGAAGTTTGATGAGCCTCGCTCTCGTTTCTATGCTGCCGAAGTCACCTCAGCCCTCATGTTCCTGCACCGTAACGGAGTCATTTACAGGTAAATCACCCTTTGAGCTAAatgaagaggttttttttataatattctGTCTTGTTCCAGAGGTGTACTCCTCATTGAAAGCCAGAGGATATGATGAATTCTTTAAAGAAGTTAAGGAATATTAGGGAATTTCACTCTCTCTATGTCTTTGTCTCTCAGGGATCTGAAGCTGGATAACATCCTGTTGGATGCAGAAGGCCACTGTAAGCTGGCAGACTTCGGCATGTGCAAAGAAGGCATCATGAACGGAGTGACCACCACCACCTTCTGTGGCACGCCCGACTACATCGCCCCTGAGGTGAGCTGGATTCAGGATTCTGGTTTCAGCTCGACGACACAGTGACCATTTAAACTTGTGaaagcttttcttctttttctcatttgtatTGACTTTCACTTTCCTTTGTACTACCTTgtttcctattttcctttcttattgtatttttttccctttacttTTGTCCTACTTCACctcttccttcatttctccttttcttttcttctttaatagatctaaaaatatgaaaattacCACAATTATAGAAGGAGACGTATTTTTATCCAACACCAAAACTGAATTGtgctttttgtagttttttgctGCTTATATGTCTTTGATTTCAGTGTGTACAATTAAGTTTAATGCAGTTCCTTTCCTCAGACATTTGGGTTTCCTTGGCATTTTGCCATCCCAGTtttgttaatttattatttCAGCTCCTCCATTACTGCTGTAGACGATATTATCTAGTCTGGGTGGACAGGCAGGGGTGAGGTGTGTTTAATATCCTGTACTATATCGACTATGTCATCAGTCGACTGTAAACTGTAGATATCTTCCAGTGGATCTGTGTTTTCAGATGGAGGTTGTTGTTCAAATGTTGTTTGTCCTCCGTGCTGAACCGTGCCATGTTGTTGAATCCAGATCCTGCAGGAGCTGGAGTACGGAGCCTCTGTGGACTGGTGGGCCCTGGGAGTGCTGATGTATGAAATGATGGCCGGACAGCCTCCGTTCGAAGCAGATAATGAAGACGACTTGTTTGAGTCGATTCTCCATGACGACGTCCTCTACCCAGTGTGGCTCAGCAAAGAGGCGGTTTCTATCCTTCGAGCAGTAAGTGTTGTTTCTCCACCATGACGcacctctttttctttattccatTATTTGAGTTTGAATTCTTCTCAATTTCTTCATCAGTGATTCTCACTGCTGCTTAAAGCCACAGCAAAACGACAACATTTGATCATCTTTAAATTCCATTAATTCAGTCCCAATCAGAGTATTTACAGTATGCAAATGagtgttatttcttttttgcatgTACAGCTGAGATATTTCCACCaaatcaaaataatcaaaagaaaatctTGGCATTGAACCTCAAAACGTCATTTATGTGGTGATTTTGAGGTCAAAGGATGTGTAAGATAAAACTGGCCTgaatgtgcttgtttttttgacatattGGTTAAACGTAGCCCCAGTTTGTCTCTCTCATTTATTACCATTACATTCAGCATCAAAGGTATTCCTGAAAAATAAATGCGTGattatcattatttgttttttttgctatatTTTTATCTGCTTTATGTGAGCTAAATTTCTTTAATTTTGCTCTTGTACTttcatatgttttatgtttgggCTCAGTGCTGCATGATACATGTACTATAATGAGTCATACAGCAGGTGGCTTATATGAGtttctaatttt
This window encodes:
- the prkcea gene encoding protein kinase C epsilon type, producing MPVFSGLLKVRVCEAVDLKPTPWALRHAVGKSGSFLLDPYLALNLDQTRLGQTATRTKTNSPAWHQEFCTEVREGRSLELSVFHDAPIGYDDFVANCTIQLEDLLQNGTRHYEDWIDLEPEGKVYVVIDLSGSSTEASGANDNEERVFRERIGPRRRQGAVRRRVHQVNGHKFMATYLRQPTYCSHCRDFIWGVLGKQGYQCQVCTCVVHKRCHELIITKCAGMKKQEDTPEEVGSQRFSVNMPHKFSIHNYKVPTFCDHCGSLLWGLMRQGLQCKVCKMNVHRRCEKNVAPNCGVDARGIAKVLSDLGVTPDKISNTALRRRKLTPGQDPPQSPPELSQTENSFSQPAVPTSPSQQDLAQLDRLQDTLSLDQQGPQHSSSSSSSSSSTNSSSSTTSSSGVRENGQSQRRSIKDFNFIKVLGKGSFGKVMLAELKGTEEVYAVKVLKKDVILQDDDVDCTMTEKRILALARRHPYLTQLYCCFQTRDRLFFVMEYVNGGDLMFQIQRSRKFDEPRSRFYAAEVTSALMFLHRNGVIYRDLKLDNILLDAEGHCKLADFGMCKEGIMNGVTTTTFCGTPDYIAPEILQELEYGASVDWWALGVLMYEMMAGQPPFEADNEDDLFESILHDDVLYPVWLSKEAVSILRAFMTKNPAKRLGCVVSQGCEEAIKTHPFFREIDWVLLEQRKVKPPFKPRIKTKRDVNNFDQDFTKEDPVLTPTDEAIIRQINQEEFKDFSYCAPEETQT